One Lepus europaeus isolate LE1 chromosome 17, mLepTim1.pri, whole genome shotgun sequence genomic window, CCCTGGGGCTCCCTCCAAGGCTTCTTCCACTAACCTCTCGCCTTCTCCTTCTTCTAAATTCATCTTCTGAAGTTTCAGAGCCAGGAGGACTTTCACATACTGGTTGTCACAATTCAGCTCAATGGCTTTCCTCAGAGGTCCCATGGGGTTCTGAGACAGTGTCATGTTATCCAGACGATAGCTTACGATGGCCAGCCCAGAGGAGAATTCTGGGCTCTTTGGGTTCTTTTCCAGAGCCTTCTCGAAACACACCTTCGCCCATTGAATTTGATCTTTTCCACACTTCAACCGTGTCCACCCCTCCTCACAATCCAGCTCAGGACTCTCAATTCTATAGGCACTGGAAAACTTCTCGCAGACATGTTTTACCTTGTCTATGTACGTCTGAGCTTCCGAGAGCTGGCCCATGTGATAGTAGACCCAGGCAAAGTTTCCCCAGGTAACCAGGCTTCTGAGTTCTGCTTGGTCAGCGTGATCTTGCTGGATGAACTCTTCAGCTTGCCGTAAGCATGCCAAGGCTGCCTCATTTTGGCCTCTGTGGTGCTTTATGTACGCCTGTAAATTGCACATTGTGGCTCTGAATTCACTATTCTGAAACTCAGACTGATTAAACACCCTGTCCTCAAAATCATCTAAGGAATTTTCTCCCTCTAGCAAGTTCCAGGTGAAATGGCACTTTAGTTGCTGTAGATTACTCTCCAAGGACTTCTGAGTGATCTCACTGtaaggaaagacagaaatatgAACAGCTTGAGACAGCACAGATtcattggtcactccccaaatggccgctatggctggcgctgcaccgatccgaagccaggagccaggtgcttcctcctggtctcccatgcaggtgcagggacccaagcacttgggccatcctccactgccttcctgggccacagcagagagctggactggaagaggagcaaccgggactagaacccggcacccatatgggatgccgacgtcacaggcagaggatcaaccaagtgagccacggcaccagccctctctgtaactttgcttttcaaataaataaataaatctttaaaaaaaaccaagtagactcatgtttattgcagcaccatACACAGGGCCAAGATAGGGACTAAACCGAGGTGTCCATCAATGAATGGACAAAGCAAAtctggaatgtgtgtgtgtgtgtgtaatgaaatattattcagctataaaagagaatgaaattctgttgTGTGCTGCAGCTCAGATGGAACTGCAGTCCATTATGTTAAGGGAATAAATCAGGCACAAAAAGAATTTGAGAGTgaatatacatgaaatacattcaTTAGTCTCACAGCTCTAAAGCAAATCCAAGGTAAATGATTAACTTAAAAGTGAAATTggcatgtgtgtgttgggggtggttGGTGTTGTGACGCACAGGATTAAGTTGCTGGTTGGGTCACCAACAgcctctatcagagtgctggttcaagttcaggctactctgcttcccatctagctttcaGCTAATGCAACCtgcaaggcagcaaatgatagttctagtgcttgggcccctgacacccacatctgaatggagctcctggatttggacggGCTCAGCCccggcttttgcaggcatttgccaagtgaatcagcagatagaaaattctctctctctctctctctcctcctgccccacccctcaatccgcctttcaagtaaatgaaaaacaaataaaaaacccaaaGAAGTAAAATGGACTTTTgcagggagtgggattgctaTTCTGAGTAACAATATCTTCCAAAAAGAAAGCCTGTGTTACATAACACTTTTCCATAAAACCCTAACTCAATCCTTCCAAACAAGAGAAAAAGGTCAGACTATATGGGCAATCCCCAGATTCACATTTAAGTGAGGCCCCACGGATTAAACACCCCTCTCTGCCCACTTCAGTCTCTAACTTCAGCTTTTTGACGAGATTAGACATTTTCAGCAACATCACAACACAAGGGAGAACTTTACCTCATGATGACGGTGCAATTCCCGGCTGTCAGGAGCGCTGCTGTTCAGGCTGCCAGGCTCCTGAGAAACCCttctcctctgcctgcaacagaAGACCTCTATTTAAGGGAGCATCTGCTTCCTGTCCCTTGTCTCCCACCCCTCGGTGTGGGACTTTGCAAAAGAGAAACTGAAACTGGAAAGTGAAACCCTCAGTATTCTTAACTGAATGCAGCTTGTTAGCCAAGCTCTTCCCAGAGCAGTTTTGTGCAATGAGTCAGAAGAACATCATTTTTTTAGAATGTCCTGATGTCCTTGGTTTGTGACACTAAGGTACTCCAATCCAAAGGACATTTTGACAAAGCATCCTGCCTCATTATTGAACTGTTAACCTCATCCTCCCTGTGCCCCACCCTCATCCACCTTGTGACCCAAAGTTACCTAACACCCTAGGGCTGCATGCAAAAGTATGGGTTGAACAGGTTCAGGGCTCAGGACTGGCACTGAAGCAGCAGTGGCCATGGCTCCTGGGGCATTTAAGTTACTCCTCTGAGACTGTGAGCCAATGCCAATCCAGATTCAACCAGTAAGACTATCCCAGAGTCCGGATAGGCCTCCCTTGCCGCTAAGGAGGCCTGTGTCTATGCACCCCTAGGCAGGACTTCAGGGGAGCACACGGAGCTGGAGAGCATCCAGCAGAAGTGGGAGCCATTGGTGGGGCTCAGGATCTCAAGGGGAGGAGCTTGGCATGGCCACCAGCAAGGGGGTAGAGTCTGGGAGCCAACAAGGGCCATATCACCTTGCCCCACAACTAGAAAATGGCATCAGGCAGCAAGAAGTTCCACAACAATTCAAGATCCCATTCTGGAGCATGAATTTCCACAGAACACGCCCAAGGAGATTGCCTACTTCCTGGACAAGGAGAAGGAGTTGAACCagacagccctggccatgtgggaCTACCTGGGGGAGACAGAAGAGCTGGACCTGGCAGTGCACCATGCCTTTTCGCATCTGCATTGAGTTTACCATCTCAATGTGGCACAGGCCTTAAGGCAATTTCTACAGAGCTTTAGCCTCCCTGGAAAGGCCCAGAAAGAACATGGATCTGCCAATGAGCACTGGGGTTTTCCATGTTAGAGACACATGATGCTGTCTTTTGCAGAGATCATGCTAAACACCAGCCTTCATTGTCCCAATGTCCTGGACAAGTTGGGTCTGGAGTGTTTTGTGGTAGGGACCAGCATATCAAGGAGGATGGGGACCTCCCTTGGGAGCAGCTCAGAGACCTCTACTACAGCATCTGAAAGGAGCCCTTCAAGAGTCTgggggaggccagcgccacggctcactaggctaatcctccgcctgcggcgccggcacaccgggttccagtcctggtcggggcgccagattctgtcctggttgcccctcttccaggccagctctctgctgtggcccgggagcgcagtggaggatggcccaagtgcttgggccctgcacctgcatgggagaccaggagaagcacctggctcctgccttcagatcagcggtgcgccggccatggcggccattggagggtgaaccaacagcaaaggaagacctttctctctgtctctctctctctcactgtccactctgcctgtcaaaaaaaaaaaaaaaaaaaaaaagagtgtgaggGGTGAGGAGAAGCATCTGATCCACTCCTGTTTCAGTTCGGACCAGGAAGGCTGACTCCCtaagctggggagggggtgaaggCTGGGTGAAGaatggcagcagtgctggctcacaAATACTTCCCCCGAGGAGCCCCTAAGAATCATCGCTTGGAGAATCCTAGCACCCAGGAGGTGGATGACCTCACTGCTTTGAGCTTTACACCCTCAACAACAAGGGCCACTTCATCAAAGACTACCAATCAGAGGCTGACAGCCAGATGGTTGAGGGGAGCTTCCTGGTGTACTGGCCCTCACCCTGCTGGCTGTGAACATGGATCCCGTCTATGATTTGCTGGTGGTGAGATAGAAGTGCATCTTCATCAGGAAGCAACAGGAGACGCTCTGATCCTTTGCTCCCAACTCCATTATTTATTGTGGAGCCTCCCTACCTGGTAGCCAGGACTCTGGGCTCTAGAGCTATAGACATTTGTGGTTTCCTCATTTGGAAAATTCACCACTTCGAGCTCTTCTCATTATTTGTAGTTACCATGTTGTTTGCAAtcatattaattatttaataactAAAAAAAAGTACTGGTTGAATGAATGCATGTTTGGAAGCATTGGCACTGTGTCAGTCTATTGGATTTGAAACCAGACTCTATTTCTATATTTTGGAACTGGTGAAGTTATTGAGTATCTCTAGTCTCTTCTGTGAATTGGGACTAATACTACTACCACTGATTCAGAGTGGCATTAGGAAGATTAAATGGGTGAATACATAAAACGTCCTTAGAGTGCTACTGGTGCCTAATAAGTAGATATTAGTTTCTATTAGAATCAATAACCAGGATCATTAACCAAAGAGACCAAAGAAGAAACTCCCAGTgttcaccttcttttttttattattatttttttgacaggtagagttagacagtgagagagagagagagacagagagaaaggtcttcctttcgttggtccaccccccaaatggccgctacggctggtgcactgtgctgatccggagccaggagccatgtgcttcctcctggtctcccaagcgggtgcagggcccaagcacttgggccatcctccactgccctcctgggccacagcagagagctggaatggaagaggagcaaccaggacagaactggcaccccaaccaggactagaacccggtgtgccggcgctgcaggcggaggattagtctagtgagctgcagcactggccaacgtttttttaaaagattatttattcatttatttatttgagaggtagagttacagacagtgagaggcagagatagagagagaaaggtcttccttcccttggttcaccccccaaatggccgcaacatttggagctgcgctgatccaaagccaggagccaggagcttcttctgggtctcccacgtgggtgcaggggcccaagcacttgggccatcttctattgctttcccaggctacagcagagagctggattggaagaggagcagccaggactagaaccgcctatatgggatgctggcgcctcaggcagaggattaacctactgcgctatggcaccggcacccagTGTTCACCTTTTTCTGAACTTTAGCTCCTGGAATATTCCTCCACCTATCATGATCATTAGCCTGAACCAAACAATGACTAACATCTATTTTCTTGGTTTCCCTCAGTACACAACATTTTAAATCTTTGCATATCACTTTAACATTTGGCAACCAAACATCATAATGTACAACCATAGGAGTTTGTAATAATATAAGAAATGGGGTTTCCTtgcttttttcttatatatacCCATAATCACAAAGGGATTAAATTGTACATGGACCCAAGAGGAAAAATGATACTAGTTCTGGTTGTTTCTTTGAGATTACACAGAGCTCAGGTGGAACATGTACTCCAACAAAACTGTGGCTGCTGAGGTAAATTATTCAGTCTTAGAGAAAGTTATTGTCCATTTTTCTGCCTACGTTGGGTGGGGTGGCAACAGGCTGCACTTCAAAAAATCCTGCACCCCCTGATTAGGATACACCACTGAGACTATCCAGCTGGGAAGTCCTAATTTCTAGGTCTCACTCTGGAGTTACAAGTTCTTTTTGTATTTACAAGTTCTATTATGCTTTTATAGAAATGTGTGTTAGGTGTGCAAGAAATGCTGAAATGGGAAATTAGATAAGCTGTGGTTCTGGCTTGGTTTTGTTGTTAGGAATTTGCCTTTAAGGAGACTATTGGATGGAACTGTTtcaatcttagaaacaaaagagagaagcacagagaaaGGTTTTGAAGTTCCTAGAGATAATGGTCTATTTGGATGACCAGTGCATATGTATGATGTTACCCAGCAGGAATGCATCAGCTGACCTGGCAGCTGGGTTAGTGTGAGGATTTGCGGTGTGCTTGTGAAATCGAAACTGGGAAGGGAATCAGCTTTCTCCCGCTGCTATTCCTATattgagaaaaatgaaacttGTGCAGTGAAAGCTCTGCCTACTCAGGTTACCAAAAGAATTTAACTgtcttctccctagaacacaggCCTTCGTCGGGCACTGTCTCAGCCTGGACTAAAGGAGGGGCTTGCTTGCTGTTCCCAGAATGAGGAAAGCCACCTTGAGTGGCTCTGTCAGCCTAGGACAATAGAGTGCAGTACTCCTCATGTTGGATCAGCAACCAGCAGTATCAGCACCAGCTGGGAAATTGTGAGAAAAGCAAATGCCAAGGCCTCATTTTAGACCAGTTAAATCAAGTTCTAACTGTGGCACCAAAAAATCTATGTGTTAATAAGCCTTACAGATAATTCTAACACATGCTAAAATCTGAGAACCATATGATATATTAAAACACATGTgcaagggccagtgccatggctcacttggctaatcctccacctgggatgcggcgccggcatcccatattggtgccgggttctagtcccagttgctcctcttccagtccagctctctgctgtggcccgggaaggcagtggaggatggcccaagtgcttgggtgccagcacccacgttggagaccaggaagaggcacctagctcctggcttaggatcagcatagttccggccatggtggccatttggggggtgaaccaatggaaggaagacctttctctctctctctctctctctctctctctcactgtctcactctgtcaaattaaaaaaaaaaatgtgaaaaaattttaCGTTGGTGAAATTAAGCGCTATATTTTTACCTTGAAATTTTCTAAAAGCTTACCATCATTTTTATTCTGTGTCTACACAAAGAATGTTTGACTAAAGTTTTGATCATCTAGAAGACCTGGTGCCTAGTTCAATAATAGTCATACCTTGGTGCCCCAATGTAATTTCTTGATTGCCACAATTGGCCTATAATTAGGGAATAATgtgtttctattctattagtATTCTCTTTTGCATTCATTTACAAGAGACATGTGTTCCAAAATGATTCTCTTTGGAGATAGGGCCTGTTAAGAGAGAGTTAAGGTTAAATGAAGTCATATGGGTCAATGAGGGCTATACGGGCTAGTAGTGGTATATTAGGGCACCAGTGTGAATTTGACGGCATTAATGTCCTTAtacaaaaaggaagatctctccccccaaCTCGTtcctctctacacacacacaggaaaggcCATGTgtggacacagtgagaaggcagccTTATGCAAGCCATAGAGAAGCCTCAGTGGAAACCAACCCTACTGGCACCCTGATCTTGcacttccagcctctagaactccAAGACAACAGATTTTTGTTGAAGCCACTCCATGTGTGacgctttgttatggcagcctgagcaGAGTAACATCATAGTAACCAGATAGCATTATGATAAGTGCAATAGGGGAGGGGGGGAAAGCAAGTAAAGAGAATAAGAGGAACTCTAtattggtgggggaggggagcaagggGCCCAAGGTCTGACAGTTGTTAAGCAATAGAGCTACAAACCTCTCTGCCCTTAATGTCTTCATTGTTAAAATAGGAATTACATTAGTACTTGCCACATAGGGctttatgaagattaaatgaatcgTTCTGTATGTAAAAGCCTGGAAACAGTGCCTGGAACACAGTAAATTCCCAGTAAGGGTTGCTCATTACTGCCCAccgctgccaccaccaccaccggggAACGGCATTTCCTCCTAGAGCCGGGGCCACACATCTAGAAGTACTCTGGGCTCCAAGGTGGATCTTTGACCATGATGTTATAGTATTGGTGGCTGACACAGCGTGGATGTTTcagattccatttttctttttatcttcttttgtgTCCACAGTGACAAACTAGGATGCTACTCCTGAGGAAGAAAAGTTAGTGCCTCCATACAAAGGGATACTTGTGCTGCCAAAAGAGCAAACATTCTTAATCCATGCCAaaattattcagatttttttttttttcagttaaaccATGGCTACCTGCCAAGAACTGTTTTAGCGGACCTTTAATATATTATTGTGTTTCGTCTCAGAAATAGTTATGATATATATTATGATATATTTCATAGCGATCAGGAAACACATACAAAGGGGTTAAGTAACTTGCATATGATTGCACACTTGCAGGTGGAGAATCTGCTTTGAACCTGGGAGTCTGAATCCAGAAGCAGAACTCTGCAGTCTTGGCCCTTGCCAGAACCTACATTTTTTAACTCTGCCCTTTACAACTTAACATTTTCTACAAAAGTATACTATGAAGTAGAAAGGTGACACTCTGGCCTGAGTTGGTGTTGCTATCACACAAGCTGTGTAGGTGAGGATCAGAGAATGTAAAGTCAGATGGAGTGAGATAATCTCCATACACTGCAGCTTGAGAGCTACATATGAAACATCTGGTACACCCGGGCATAGCGCCATCAAGTCATCTGACAGCCCTAGAACTGGAATGGGATATAAGAAGATCACTTGGTAAAATTCCTGTACTTTGAAGAAATTGAAACCTAACAAACtcaacaaaaataatttctacaAAGTCAGAGGACCAGAATTGGTGGAAATGAAACTAATCTGTGATTTGCTAATTCCTGGTTTCACTCAGTTCAACTAGAGGAACAGAGCCAGTAGGAAGAGGAGTTATCTGTACGGATTTCTTAGAGCAGTTTGAATCCCTGCAATCGTGGGAGTCTGTGTAAGGCCTTTGTCTTCCTGTCTGACACTGGAGCTTAAAGGCTACTTGGCAGGCAacagagaagggaagacagaCACGAATGCGAGAGCAAGGACAGGCTAAAACCCCAAGCATGAGCGTTAGGCCAATAAGGATCACTGGAACCTGAGCCAACACTCTGGCTCCGGAAGAAGCTGGAGCCTATTGTCACAGAGCTCCATAAATCCCTGGCCCAGGGTTCACAGGCAGGGAAGGAGGCTCCAGGGGAAGGTGAAGCCGTGGCTGGCCTGGCATGCCAAGAGGTTGAGCCAAGAGATCTGCAGCAATTTGCCCTGTCTAGCCAAATTTGCATTACTGCAATGACGTTTCTGAGGCAAGCTCAGACTCAGGAAAGAGGCTCTTTGGGCTCAGGGTCCTGGAGCTGCAAGGTCTAAGGCTGTCTTAGACCATTGTCTGAGGCAATGGCCTTCTTTCCGGCAGATCTTGAGGAGGTGCACGGCATCACACAGGAGATGGAGAGTGCACATTTCTGTCTAAAGCTGTGTGGTTTCCCTCTCCTTATAAAGACACCAAGCTTCAGTCACGGGGCCCCATCCTGATGATCTAGTCACTTTCCAAAGGCTCCACCTCTAAATACCATGGTTGGATTAAGTTCCCATCTTCTTAATATTATTAACAAAAGATTTTAGTCATTAAGCTCCTGCATGGGAGTGGgaatttggtctagtggttaagacatctgccTGTCATAgcagaatatctgggtttgattcccagctccagaactggataccagcttcctgccagtgcatacccagggagacagcaggtgaagaAATCAAAGCTTAACAaacttaacaaaaataatttccacAAAGTCAGAGGACCAGAATTGGTGGCAATGAAACTAATTTGTGATTTTCTAATTCCTGGTTTCACTCAGTTCAACTGGAGGAACAGAGCCAGTAGGAAGAGGAGTTATCTGTACGGATTTCTTAGAGCAGTCTGAATCCCTGCAATTGTGGGAGTATGTAATTGGGTacttgccacccacgtaggagacctggatggagttcctggctcccagctttggcccaacaAGTGaccgctgcaggcatttggggaagtgaactaacagaggggatctctctctctctctctctctctctctctctctctttccccctcttgattaaatttttgaaaaagaactcCTGCATGTTTTAGGGAAATGGTGGGATCATATTCGAACCATAGCATGCCCTGAGTCACCAAAAAACCCTGCCCTCCTCAAGAATAAAAAGCAAATGGCCATCTCTTTTCCACCTTCAAATCATCCACAGAAATGTCTCCTGAATTTCCTTCGATGGGAACATACAGAGAAGGAAATTCTGAGAAACGCAGGTCAGCCTAGCCAAGCTGACACATTCCAGAACCTCCACAGTTCTAAAATCTACTGCTGTCCCTAGCCTGAAACATTCATAGGAACCTGTCAGCAGTGGCTTCTGACATGGAATGTCTCATCATTGTGAGAGAATGTTGAAGAATACAATGTTTTTGAATTCTGAAATAATGGCGGAAGTCATAACACCAGAACCCTCCTCTATTAATAGATGCAGCACCAACAGATTAAGTCACTCTTCATCTTTGTGTGTTCTGTGTGGCAGAAGCTCTCACTA contains:
- the IFIT2 gene encoding LOW QUALITY PROTEIN: interferon-induced protein with tetratricopeptide repeats 2 (The sequence of the model RefSeq protein was modified relative to this genomic sequence to represent the inferred CDS: inserted 1 base in 1 codon), whose protein sequence is MSEITQKSLESNLQQLKCHFTWNLLEGENSLDDFEDRVFNQSEFQNSEFRATMCNLQAYIKHHRGQNEAALACLRQAEEFIQQDHADQAELRSLVTWGNFAWVYYHMGQLSEAQTYIDKVKHVCEKFSSAYRIESPELDCEEGWTRLKCGKDQIQWAKVCFEKALEKNPKSPEFSSGLAIVSYRLDNMTLSQNPMGPLRKAIELNCDNQYVKVLLALKLQKMNLEEGEGERLVEEALEGAPGATDVLCSAAKLYRNKRVLDKAIELLTKALEHMPDNTYLHYHIACCYRLKITQELNMVENKMYRRREKLLELIGHAVDHFKKAESNGNLFRVASYLACLYVLADQHEEAERYFQKAFSQELTPVSKQLLHLRYGNFQLYQMKCEDRAIHHYMEGVKINKDSKEREKMKYKLKNIAEKRLSKNEADAEALCILAFLQKFNGDMQQAGEDAEKGLGPGNLXPSASLEETRNEE